A window of the Arachis duranensis cultivar V14167 chromosome 5, aradu.V14167.gnm2.J7QH, whole genome shotgun sequence genome harbors these coding sequences:
- the LOC107490005 gene encoding alkane hydroxylase MAH1-like, with product MFSYAAIITIIASILYLVHHARRRRCKTPLSTDWPILGMLPQLLWNFFQIHDFLAHTINKQGGTAEFMGPWFTKMNYLVTRDPMNAHHILSKRFEDYVKGADFREVFAAFGDGIVAADSEKWKDMRSLFHSLFKHKSFEVLLEKTIQKKLQNSLLPILSNLCEETTVDLQDLFCRFTFDNISSLGLGFDPNSLSIEFPVVEAKKAFDEIQECILYRHGVPRSVWKLQEWLRIGEEKKMAKACSVFDNFLCTIIASKLEELSKRETNNNHQVDESVLHQFDSLLEAVTRDEARRDEKFLRDSAFNLFVAGKDTIASALTWFFWLVATHPLVEAKILEEIREVFGANDGEQYRILSMVDAKKLIYLHGALCEVLRLFPPIPLERKQPIKADVLPSGHVVDSDTNIVFSFYAMGRCDEIWGKDCLEFKPERWINEKGGIIHVPSYKFISFNAGPRTCLGKDMSFIQMKMVISAILRHYCVHLVQDHPRVIPSLSIALLMKSVRYKLPPHPLGILRFRH from the coding sequence ATGTTTTCCTATGCAGccataataacaataattgcATCAATCCTATACCTTGTTCATCACGCCAGAAGACGGCGTTGCAAAACTCCACTCTCCACCGATTGGCCAATCCTTGGCATGTTACCGCAACTTCTTTGGAACTTCTTCCAAATCCATGACTTCTTGGCGCACACCATCAACAAACAAGGTGGTACTGCGGAGTTTATGGGACCCTGGTTTACCAAAATGAACTATCTGGTAACCAGAGATCCCATGAACGCGCATCATATACTAAGCAAAAGGTTCGAAGATTATGTAAAAGGCGCCGATTTTCGCGAGGTTTTCGCTGCGTTTGGCGACGGTATTGTTGCTGCGGATTCAGAAAAATGGAAGGACATGAGGTCCTTGTTCCATTCTTTGTTCAAACACAAAAGCTTCGAGGTTTTGTTAGAGAAAACTATTCAGAAGAAACTTCAAAATAGCTTGCTTCCGATATTATCAAATCTTTGTGAAGAGACTACGGTGGACCTGCAAGATCTCTTTTGTAGATTCACATTTGATAATATAAGCtcgttagggttagggtttgatCCCAATTCCCTTTCAATTGAATTCCCTGTTGTTGAAGCTAAGAAGGCTTTCGACGAAATCCAAGAATGCATTCTTTACCGACACGGAGTGCCGAGAAGTGTTTGGAAGCTTCAAGAATGGCTTCGAATCGGCGAAGAGAAGAAGATGGCGAAAGCATGCAGTGTTTTTGACAATTTTCTATGCACTATTATAGCATCTAAGCTTGAAGAACTAAGCAAAAGAGAAACTAATAATAATCATCAAGTTGATGAAAGTGTTCTTCATCAATTTGATAGCTTGCTTGAGGCGGTTACAAGAGACGAAGCGCGACGCGACGAAAAGTTCTTAAGAGATTCAGCATTCAATCTTTTTGTAGCTGGAAAAGATACAATTGCTTCGGCTCTTACCTGGTTCTTTTGGCTCGTCGCTACGCATCCGTTAGTGGAAGCTAAGATTCTTGAAGAAATTCGAGAAGTTTTTGGCGCTAACGACGGAGAACAGTACAGAATCTTAAGCATGGTGGATGCGAAGAAGCTAATTTATCTCCACGGCGCTTTGTGTGAAGTTTTAAGACTTTTCCCTCCAATACCTCTGGAGCGCAAGCAGCCTATCAAAGCTGATGTGCTTCCAAGTGGACATGTTGTGGATTCGGATACAAATATTGTATTTTCTTTCTACGCAATGGGGAGATGTGACGAAATTTGGGGGAAGGATTGCTTGGAGTTCAAGCCAGAGAGATGGATCAATGAAAAAGGTGGAATAATTCATGTGCCTTCTTACAAGTTCATTAGTTTTAATGCAGGACCAAGGACTTGTTTGGGTAAGGATATGTCTTTCATTCAAATGAAGATGGTTATATCTGCTATTTTGCGCCACTATTGTGTACATTTGGTGCAGGATCATCCTCGAGTTATCCCAAGCCTTTCAATTGCGCTTCTAATGAAGAGTGTCCGGTACAAACTACCGCCTCATCCTCTCGGCATCCTCCGGTTTCGCCACTAG
- the LOC107490042 gene encoding altered inheritance of mitochondria protein 32: MTLTLTHNISALFRVRNHFSLFAPIFSLNRNTHTLLPNTVAFMASADVDAKSGFTRPEMYKENLAGTVEAYDRHVFVCYKNHHSWPARLEASKDDPFLKGVGSAFKARKKELSKTKITVCESREDAGLSDGDVLLFPEMIKYRRLNESNADSFFDDVLLGGKPWTAGVQDGLTGSHIFVCAHGSRDVRCGVCGPVLIEKLNEEIELRGLKEQISVLACSHVGGHKYAGNVIVFSPGPDEKITGHWYGYVTPNDVPALLDQHIAKGMVIQKLWRGQMGPATQVANGGDTDTVKQNNVESNNLSSNVNVGGCCQGVNGVSCCQTANFEQNKGIEETTGAHKKQGSETCLKWPALQQHNIITAAGVLGALAAIAVAYRFYRREGL; this comes from the exons ATGACGCTAACTCTAACTCATAATATCTCCGCTCTTTTCAGAGTCCGCAACCATTTCTCACTTTTCGCTCCCATTTTCTCTCTTAACAGAAACACTCACACTCTTCTCCCAAACACCGTTGCGTTCATGGCTTCCGCCGACGTCGACGCCAAGAGCGGCTTCACGCGGCCGGAGATGTACAAGGAGAACCTTGCTGGCACCGTCGAAGCCTACGACCGCCACGTGTTTGTCTGCtacaagaaccaccactcctgGCCGGCGCGTCTCGAGGCCTCCAAAGACGATCCGTTCTTGAAGGGCGTTGGATCGGCTTTTAAAGCTCGCAAGAAGGAGCTCTCCAAG ACGAAGATCACAGTATGCGAATCGCGTGAGGATGCTGGTTTATCCGACGGTGACGTGTTGCTTTTCCCGGAGATGATTAAATACAG GAGGTTGAATGAATCAAATGCTGATAGCTTTTTTGATGATGTTCTGCTGGGTGGCAAACCATGGACTGCTGGTGTGCAGGATGGGTTGACTGGTTCACATATTTTTGTATGTGCTCATGGAAGTCGTGATGTGAGATGTGGTGTTTGTGGACCAGTTCTCATCGAGAAGCTTAATGAGGAAATTGAACTCCGCGGGCTGAAGGAACAGATATCTGTTTTGGCTTGTTCTCATGTTGGTGGCCACAAGTATGCTGGGAATGTAATTGTTTTCAGTCCAGGGCCAGATGAGAAAATCACGGGTCACTG GTATGGCTATGTTACTCCTAATGATGTGCCTGCACTGTTGGACCAACATATTGCAAAGGGAATGGTCATACAAAAATTATGGAG GGGCCAAATGGGACCAGCTACTCAAGTTGCAAACGGAGGTGATACTGACACTGTCAAGCAGAATAATGTTGAAAGTAACAATCTGAGCAGCAACGTAAATGTAGGTGGTTGTTGCCAGGGTGTTAATGGGGTTTCTTGCTGCCAAACTGCAAATTTTGAGCAAAACAAAGGAATTGAAGAAACCACTGGAGCACATAAAAAGCAGGGGAGTGAAACATGTTTGAAATGGCCTGCCCTGCAGCAGCATAATATTATTACAGCAGCAGGTGTGCTTGGAGCTCTGGCAGCTATTGCTGTGGCGTACAGATTTTACCGAAG AGAGGGTTTATAA
- the LOC127747546 gene encoding LOW QUALITY PROTEIN: U-box domain-containing protein 3 (The sequence of the model RefSeq protein was modified relative to this genomic sequence to represent the inferred CDS: inserted 1 base in 1 codon), protein MEKVVVENLWNGDRDAQIQAAMELSRFSSKQRHKLEESGVLVPLVSMLHSEDYEAIEASLCALLSLAFGSERNKRRIIKCGALPVLLNHLHSQSQTVVQLTVAAMLTLSSCKANKVAIASSGALQHLAEFVNSGDIQLQLDVVATIHNLSTCEEIVPLIVASGIILSLIELVHNSVKSSPLGEKAIGLLENIVSSSESALCEAASVGGAIRILVETIEDGSXTRGILFLICQSCREKYRGLILREGVMPGLLQLSIDGTRRAKNMARELLLLLRDYSDYSSRQKQMNHELIERIMEEIDADGEKLADAKLRLVEEMIAKLNT, encoded by the exons ATGGAGAAAGTGGTTGTGGAAAACCTTTGGAATGGTGACAGAGATGCACAAATTCAAGCAGCTATGGAGCTAAGTAGATTTAGTAGTAAGCAAAGGCACAAGTTGGAAGAAAGTGGAGTCTTGGTTCCTCTGGTTTCCATGCTTCATTCTGAAGACTATGAAGCCATTGAAGCTTCTCTCTGTGCTCTACTCAGTCTTGCATTCGGCAGCGAACG AAACAAGAGAAGGATCATCAAGTGTGGAGCTTTGCCAGTTCTGCTGAATCACCTTCACTCTCAAAGCCAAACAGTGGTGCAATTGACAGTAGCAGCCATGCTAACCCTCTCATCCTGCAAGGCAAATAAGGTTGCAATTGCTTCATCCGGTGCTCTACAACACTTGGCTGAATTTGTAAATAGCGGTGACATTCAGTTACAGCTTGATGTTGTGGCCACAATCCACAACCTCTCAACCTGCGAAGAGATTGTTCCATTGATCGTTGCTTCTGGCATTATACTTTCATTGATTGAACTGGTCCACAACTCTGTGAAATCATCTCCGCTGGGTGAAAAGGCGATTGGTTTGCTCGAAAATATTGTCTCTTCATCAGAGAGTGCACTTTGTGAGGCTGCTAGTGTTGGTGGGGCAATTCGGATACTGGTCGAGACTATTGAAGATGGAT TCACTAGGGGTATACTTTTCCTTATATGCCAAAGTTGCAGAGAGAAATACAGAGGTTTGATTCTGAGAGAGGGAGTGATGCCAGGACTGCTTCAGTTAAGCATAGATGGAACGCGGAGAGCCAAGAACATGGCTCGAGAACTGTTGTTGCTTCTGAGGGATTACTCCGATTATAGTTCAAGACAAAAACAAATGAATCATGAGCTCATAGAGCGGATCATGGAAGAAATTGATGCAGATGGAGAGAAATTGGCTGATGCTAAGCTGCGTTTAGTGGAGGAGATGATTGCAAAGCTGAACACATAA